The window TTTTGGCCGGTCAGATAACCGTTCTATTTGCTTATGCTTTTTTGCCGCCGTTTATCGCGGCGCTGATCAGATTTCATCGCCAGCCGCTTTGGAAAAGTGTTTTTAAATTATTCGGCTGGTTGATTTTGATAAATATTTTTTCGTTGCATCTTTTCGTGATGAGTGTGCTGGTGCTGGCGGGATATTTTGCGGTGAGTTTTTTCTTAAGACAAACCACCCCCAAGCCCCTTCCTTCGACAAACTCAGGACAGGCTCTTGAGAAGGAGGGGGATTTAACACACCCCGTCTCGTCAGGGACGAGCCACCCCTCTCGAGAGGGGAATTTTAATCCACCCCGCCTCGCTAACACACCCCGTCCGCGCGGCGCGGCCACCCCTCTTGATAGAGGGGATTTCGGCACCCCTCCCGGGGAGGGGAATTTAACACACCCCGGTTCCGCGGCGGAACCACCCCTCTTAATAGAGGGGACTTTTACTCGCCAGTGGGATTGGGCGATAAAATTTCTGGTTGGTGGGTTGGTTTTTTTGGCAATCAGTTCTTACTGGCTGGTGCCGTATTTTCTTAATCAAGATTCGTCGGTCATTAATAATTTTGATCAATCCAATTGGCAGGCGTTCAAGACGGCGGGCGATAAGCATTTAGGAACGGCCGTTAATGTTTTGTCTTTGTATGGGTTTTGGGAAGAGCATGAAAATTGGGCGGGCTATTTCATTTGGCCGAAAGATAATTATGTTTTTTGGCTGATCGCGACGCTGGCTTTGCTTATCTTAATAATTAGCGGCATTATTTGGGGCGTAAAGGAAAAAAGAAAGTTGGCGATTGCTTTAACATTGATCGGCTTGGGCAGTTTTATTTTTTCTTGCGGAGCAGGGGATACTATTTTTAAAAATTTGAATTGGTGGCTGTTCGAACATTTTTCTTTTTGGCGAGGTTTCCGCGATAGTGAAAAATGGACCAGCTATCTGGTTTTGGTTTACGCGATTTTTGGCGGTTGGGGCGTTAGCTGTCTTAGCGAATTTTGGCAGAAGAAAAGAATTGAGAAATATTTCGTCTATCTGCTGATGACATTGGCGATTTTAGGAACATATACCGAGCTGGGCGGATTTGCCCGGCAATTGCAGCCGGTTTGGTATCCGGAATCCTGGTATAAAGCCAAACAAATTTTAGATCAGGACAAAGAAGATTATCGGATTTTATTCTTACCCTGGCATGCTTATCTTTCTTTGAATTTTAATCATAAATTGATCACGGCCAATCCGGCTGACCAATTTTTCGGCGGTAAAATTATCCAAAGCCGCAATATGGAAATGCCGGGAGCGTCCGGCAATTATATCGATCGGAAATATATCGCGCTGGACAAAATGATTACCGATGATAATTTGAGCGCCGAGATGATGCTTGATGTTTTGCAAGAGAATAAAATTAAGTACATAATTTCTCTCCCTGATCTGATTGGCGCGGATAAGTATCAATATAATTTTATTAATCAGGGTAAAATTAAGCCAATATTAGAGGAAAATGATTTAAAATTATTTACGGTCAGTGCGAAGTAATGTATAATATTAAACGAGGAGGCAGACTGTGGATAACTCCATAATGAAGATTCGCAATTTTTTTGGTTTAAATAAAATTATTAAAAAGTAAAAAATTATGCTCAAAAAAGCGATCATTTTAAGCTTGGCGGTGGCGGCAATCGTCATTGTTTCCGGCAAACTGGACAAAGGAAATTTATTTAACATTCAAGCGGCTTACGGCTACGGCGGCAGTGTCAGCGTATCGTACTGCTCCAGCGTCGTCTATGGCGATTGGAAAGCGTGCGCCAGCGGTTATCAGTATCGCGATGTCTTAAGCCAATTACCGACTTATTGCCAATTAACCGCGACTCAACAAGCGGCGAGAACGGCAGTTTGCGGTCAGACGGCGAACGTAACGACTCCGTCAACTCCGGAAAACGTGACTACCCCGGCTGCTAATGTTTTGACGACAATCGCTAACGAAGCTACGCTTATCAGCGCCGATAATACGCCAACTTTATTGACGATGTTGGGAACTTCGATCGACGCGAACAAAGCACAAGCCAATTTAGTAACATATAAGTCAATTTTTGCTCTGGACAACCAAATCAGTTCGGTGGAAAAAACAACGGTTAATGATTTTATCACCTACGGAACTCCCAGCACTTTGAAATTAGGCGCCGGTGAACGGGCGGGAGTCGTTAATTCGTATTTCCAAGCCTTTAAGAAAATGCCGGTTGCCGAGTCGGGTTGGTCTGATATCCTTAAGATCGCCAATGGCCGCTGGCCGGGTGAAACCAGCGCGGTTGCGGAAAATCAGGCTAAAGTTGAGTTTAAAAAAGTTTACGGTCGTAATCCGGTAATGACCAACACCTACGATTCGAACGCGGTTACAATTATATCTTACGGTTTGATACCGGCTAAACGCAATTTGGCCAGTGAAAAGGTCGCCATTAATACTTTCCGCCATTATTACGGCTATGCCCCGTCCAGCGCTTTGGCCTGGAACGTGGTTCGCGCCATCGCTTATTCCGGCGCGAAAAGATAATTAAGATCTGAAGAAAAGAAGATAAAAAAACGTCAGCTCAAAGCTGGCGTTTTTGATTTGTTCGGTCACCTTGGGCGGGGTCGCGTTTGAAATGACACTCAAAGCCTAAAATGATATAATCGAAAGTGATATATTATTGATTTGTCAGGTCGCTAATCGCGGCAGAGTCCGCTTCGCCCGTCCCAAGCTTGCCGAAGGGCGAGGCTCTGCCGGGGTCAAAAGTAATATTAGAATTTCAGATTTTTAACAATATAATTCATTAAAAAAGTTATGAATAATTATTCGGGATTAAGCGCGGAAAAGGCAAAAGGGCTTTTGGCCGAATTCGGACCCAACCAGATTTATGAACCGGAAAAGATCAGTTTTTTCGGCATCGCCCGGCACGAAGTTACCGAGCCGATGATCCTGCTTTTGCTGGTGGTCGGCGTGGTTTACAGCATCTGGGGAAAATTGGGGGACGCGATCACGATCTTCGCGGTGATCTTCGCTTTGGTTTTCGTGGAAGTTTATAATGAATTCCGCGCCAAGAAAGCGATCACCGCTTTGGGCGAAATCAGCGCGCCCAAAACCAAGGTTTGGCGCGAGGGGAAGATCATGGAAATAGATTTGGCGAACGTCGTGCCCGGCGACCTACTTGTTCTGATTACCGGGACAAAGATCGCGGCTGACGCCAAGATCACGCAAACGCCCGGCTTGGAAGTCGATGAATCGGCATTGACCGGCGAATCTTTCGCGGCGGAAAAAAAGATTAACGAATATATTTACGCCGGCACAACCGTGACGCAAGGAGAAGGAATGGCGGAAGTGGCGGATACGGGAAAAAATACCAAGATCGGCAAGATCGCGAGTATCGCCAAACAAGTCAAAGCGCCGCGGACGCCGTTGCAGCTGGCGATGAGATCGCTGGCGGGAAAATTGGTTTACGTGGCTATTTTCTTTTCCATCCTGATTCCGGTGATTGGCTTTTTCCGCGGCCAGGATTTGAAAATGATGATTTTGATCGGCTTGTCTCTGGCCTTCGCGGTTATTCCGGAAGAATTGCCGATCGTCATCACCATGGTTTTGGGGCTTGGTTCTTATACTTTGTCGCGCCATAATTTTTTGGTAAAAAAATTGAAAGCGGCGGAAACTTTGGGCAATGCCACCGTGATCCTGACCGATAAAACCGGAACGATCACGGAAAGCAAGATGAAGATCGTCTCGCTTTATCCCGCTGACCGGCCGCAAGAAATTATCCGGCAGGCTTTTTCGTCTTTGTCCACCTTCGCTTTGTCCGCCCTGGATTTGGAAATAATCAGCCGCGCCGAAGAAATGAAGCTTGGCGAGCCGGGGGCGATCAAATTGCAGCGGAGTTTTGGCGACGGCCGAAAAACCAGAAGCGTCATCCGCCAAGCGGCCGAAGGTTTTGAATTGATCATGAGCGGCGCCCCCGAGGAAATTTTTTCTTGCTGCGCCGATGCAAGCGATGAAGCCAGGCGGGAATTATCGGATGAAGCCGGCAAAGGAAGAAGGGTGATCGCCATTGCCGTAAAAAAAATAGCCGCGCTTGATCAGGGCGGTTGGACCGAATGGGAAAAAAATCTGGACTTTGTCGGTTTGATCGGTTTTGAAGATCCGCCTCGCGCGGGAGTGGAAAAAACCATTGCCGAGGCTGCCCGAGCCGGCATCCGCACCATAATGGTTACCGGCGATCATCCTCTCACCGCCGCTTTTGTCGCCGCCGAGGTTGGCATAGCTTTAAATGGCAGCGAGGCGATGACCGGCCAGGAATTGGACGGTTTGTCTGATAGCGAATTGCAAAAGGCGGTTAAAACCAATTCGGTCTTTGCCCGCGCCACTCCGGAGCATAAATACCGGCTGGTGCAAGCCTTGCAAAAGAACGGCGAGGTGGTAGCGGTGACCGGCGATGGCATCAACGACGCGCTGGCGCTCAAAGGCGCGGATATCGGCATTGCCATGGGGATCAGAGGCACGGACGTGGCCAAGGAAGCCGCCGAGGTCGTCTTGGCCGATGACAATTATGTTACGATCGCCAAGGGGATTTTCGAAGGCCGGAAATTCTTTGATAATTTGCAGAAGGGGATAAAATATTATCTGTCAGTCAAGGCGGCGCTGATCATGATTTTCCTTTTGCCGGCAATACTCGCGATTCCTTTGCCGTTCGCGCCGATTCAGATCATCATTTTGGAATTATTCATGGATCTGGCCGCCTCGAGCGGATTTGTTTCCGAGCCGGCTGAAAAAAATATTTATACCCGGCCGCCCAGAGATCCCAAGCTAAGCATGTTCAGCAACCCGGAAATTCTGGACGTTTTGCTTAAGGGCGCGTTCTTGTTCGTCGCGGTCATTGGCGTTTATTTTTTCGCTTTGTCCCGGCATTTCCCGGTGCTCGAGGCGCAGACCATGGCCTTTTCCGCCTGGATCATCGGCCATATCGCCTTGGCTTTTGTTTCGCGGGCCAAAAAAGAAACGCTGGTGTCGCTTGGCTTTTTCAGCAATAAGATCATCAATCTTTGGGGCATCGCGGCTGTCGCCTTTCTTTTAGCGGCGATGTATCTGCCCGTCTTCAGCCGCTTGCTCAATTTGGAACCGCTTAAGGTCATTAATTTGATCATTGTCGCGGCCGCGGTCATCGCCTTCATCGGTTTATTGGAGATAAGAAAAATTATCTTTAAAAAATAAGCAGGAATTATGAATTAGGATTTATGATTTAAGCCTTAATTTTTAAATCGTTATTCTTAAATCTTAATCTATGAACTACAATGTCTTGGCTGGCAGCGGCACGATTTTAAAAACCGCGGCGGCTTTGAAAGAAAGAAACATTTCCGCGCAAGTAGTGGCAAACAAAGGCGAAGCGTTGGAGGTGGTTAAAAAATTGTTACCGGCGGGCGCGGAAATCATGACCGGCGGATCGACCACCCTGGAACAGATCGGTTTCGTGGATATTCTCAAAACCGGTCAACATCCTTGGCGGAGTTTTAAGGATAAAATTTTCGCCGAATCTGATCCGGCGAAGCAGGGGAGATTGCGGCAAGAAAGCTGTCTGGCGGAATATTTTCTGGGCTCGGTGCACGCGGTAACGGAAAAGGGAGAGATCGTGATCGTTTCCAATACCGGCAGTCAATTGCCTTCCTATGTTTTTTCCAGCAATAATGTGATTTGGATAGTCGGCGCGCAAAAGATCGTTCCAAACTTGGATGAAGGTTTGAAGCGCGTCTGGGAATATTGCCTGCCGCTGGAGGATCAGCGCCAGAAAAGCATTGGCGCGAAGGGTAGCGATATCGGAAAAATCGTGATCTTCGAGCGGGAAGTCTTACCTTTCAGAAAAATAAATTTGATTTTTGTCAGCGAAATTCTCGGATTTTAGAAAATATCAAATAACCAATAAAAAATAGCCAAACAATATTTTAATATTTAAATATTTTTTTAGTATTGGTTATTTGAT is drawn from Patescibacteria group bacterium and contains these coding sequences:
- a CDS encoding cation-transporting P-type ATPase encodes the protein MNNYSGLSAEKAKGLLAEFGPNQIYEPEKISFFGIARHEVTEPMILLLLVVGVVYSIWGKLGDAITIFAVIFALVFVEVYNEFRAKKAITALGEISAPKTKVWREGKIMEIDLANVVPGDLLVLITGTKIAADAKITQTPGLEVDESALTGESFAAEKKINEYIYAGTTVTQGEGMAEVADTGKNTKIGKIASIAKQVKAPRTPLQLAMRSLAGKLVYVAIFFSILIPVIGFFRGQDLKMMILIGLSLAFAVIPEELPIVITMVLGLGSYTLSRHNFLVKKLKAAETLGNATVILTDKTGTITESKMKIVSLYPADRPQEIIRQAFSSLSTFALSALDLEIISRAEEMKLGEPGAIKLQRSFGDGRKTRSVIRQAAEGFELIMSGAPEEIFSCCADASDEARRELSDEAGKGRRVIAIAVKKIAALDQGGWTEWEKNLDFVGLIGFEDPPRAGVEKTIAEAARAGIRTIMVTGDHPLTAAFVAAEVGIALNGSEAMTGQELDGLSDSELQKAVKTNSVFARATPEHKYRLVQALQKNGEVVAVTGDGINDALALKGADIGIAMGIRGTDVAKEAAEVVLADDNYVTIAKGIFEGRKFFDNLQKGIKYYLSVKAALIMIFLLPAILAIPLPFAPIQIIILELFMDLAASSGFVSEPAEKNIYTRPPRDPKLSMFSNPEILDVLLKGAFLFVAVIGVYFFALSRHFPVLEAQTMAFSAWIIGHIALAFVSRAKKETLVSLGFFSNKIINLWGIAAVAFLLAAMYLPVFSRLLNLEPLKVINLIIVAAAVIAFIGLLEIRKIIFKK
- a CDS encoding lactate utilization protein; its protein translation is MNYNVLAGSGTILKTAAALKERNISAQVVANKGEALEVVKKLLPAGAEIMTGGSTTLEQIGFVDILKTGQHPWRSFKDKIFAESDPAKQGRLRQESCLAEYFLGSVHAVTEKGEIVIVSNTGSQLPSYVFSSNNVIWIVGAQKIVPNLDEGLKRVWEYCLPLEDQRQKSIGAKGSDIGKIVIFEREVLPFRKINLIFVSEILGF